The following coding sequences are from one Paenibacillus stellifer window:
- a CDS encoding sugar phosphate isomerase/epimerase family protein has translation MRLGGPVSSGNHDPEEWIAALRREGYRAAVCPLEENVEETAIREYRLAAERHDIRIAEVGAWSNPISPDEDICRQALAYCKRRLHLADLIGARCCVNISGSRSMQ, from the coding sequence ATGCGGCTAGGAGGTCCAGTTAGCAGCGGGAATCATGATCCGGAAGAGTGGATCGCGGCGTTGAGACGGGAAGGCTATCGCGCGGCGGTGTGTCCGCTGGAGGAGAATGTGGAAGAAACGGCGATCCGGGAGTACCGGCTCGCCGCTGAGAGGCATGATATTCGGATAGCCGAGGTCGGCGCCTGGAGCAACCCGATCAGTCCGGATGAGGATATCTGCCGTCAGGCCTTGGCTTACTGCAAGCGCCGTCTGCATCTGGCCGACCTGATCGGCGCCCGCTGCTGTGTCAACATCTCCGGCTCGCGGAGCATGCAGTAG
- a CDS encoding glycosyl hydrolase: MTTYNQTIEPCNPEASAEVRAVLNYLANLEGKGILTGQHTQTTVQKELRYIEEVTGRLPALCGFELLAYSPGINYEDADEECLTEIEENKNTLEQAWDWALNRKGLLTFTWHWFSPFGGRDKSFYSEKTTFDARQAVIPGTPEHSALLSDMDHIAELLRTFADRNIPIIWRPFHEAEGTWFWWGQHGPETAKQLYRLMYDRYTNHHKLNNLIWVWNSPLAEGYVGDDVVDLISRDLYPPEHEHTDRKEEYDDLIRITPSRKPAALAEIGSIPSIEQLAETRVPWLWYMTWSNAYGASEEWTTNEVLYRTYHHDYAVTLDKLPSLY, translated from the coding sequence ATGACAACATACAATCAAACGATAGAGCCGTGCAACCCGGAGGCTTCTGCAGAAGTCAGAGCCGTGCTGAACTATCTGGCCAATCTCGAGGGAAAAGGCATCCTCACCGGCCAGCATACGCAGACGACAGTTCAGAAAGAGCTTCGCTATATCGAGGAGGTAACCGGCCGGCTTCCGGCTCTATGCGGCTTTGAGCTGCTCGCCTATTCGCCGGGGATCAATTACGAGGATGCCGACGAGGAATGCCTTACGGAAATTGAAGAGAACAAAAATACGCTAGAGCAGGCGTGGGACTGGGCGCTGAACCGAAAGGGGCTGCTTACCTTTACCTGGCACTGGTTCTCGCCGTTTGGAGGCCGGGACAAAAGCTTCTACTCCGAGAAAACGACCTTTGACGCCAGACAGGCCGTTATTCCCGGAACGCCGGAGCACAGCGCCCTTCTGTCCGATATGGACCATATAGCCGAGCTTCTTCGTACTTTCGCGGACCGGAATATTCCGATCATCTGGCGGCCCTTCCACGAAGCCGAAGGGACCTGGTTCTGGTGGGGCCAGCACGGGCCCGAGACGGCAAAACAGCTGTACCGGCTGATGTATGACCGCTACACCAACCATCATAAGCTGAACAATCTGATCTGGGTCTGGAATTCACCGCTGGCCGAGGGCTATGTTGGGGATGATGTCGTCGATCTGATCTCCAGAGACTTATATCCCCCGGAGCATGAGCATACCGACCGGAAAGAGGAATACGATGATTTGATCCGGATTACGCCATCCCGCAAGCCGGCCGCGCTGGCGGAAATCGGATCGATCCCGTCGATCGAACAGCTGGCGGAGACCCGCGTGCCCTGGCTTTGGTATATGACCTGGTCCAACGCTTACGGCGCCTCGGAGGAATGGACGACGAACGAGGTGCTGTACCGGACCTATCATCATGACTATGCCGTTACGCTCGACAAGCTGCCCAGCCTGTATTAA
- the ltrA gene encoding group II intron reverse transcriptase/maturase, translating into MKAEYRKGCPQRDSVEHEEYAGVRSAGAREGKERDGANDLMERILDRDNLNRAYKQVKSNHGAPGIDGMTVEAALPWLRENRDELLQSIREGKYKPSPVRRKEIPKPDGSGVRKLGIPTVVDRVIQQAISQQLQPLFEPLFSDGSYGYRRGRSAQQAIRKVKTYAEQGYGQAVEIDLSKYFDTLNHELLLNLLRKQIEDKRVIDLIKKYLKSGVMENGVRRATEEGSPQGGPLSPLLSNVYLNEFDQEMESRGVRVIRYADDIVVLAKSKRAAMRLLESSRTYLEQKLKLQMNPQKSKVVSVVAQKHFKFLGYALGKNGNGVYIRTHPQSLAKAKRKLKELTNRRQGRSAREVMENVKVYIRGWLGHFYVADMKRILQNWNEWLRRRMRMYIWKQWKKPRTKVQNLRKLGIPEWQAYQWGNTRRGYWRIARSAVLNRSVTNERLVQAGYYDFPAQYERLRQLHSNG; encoded by the coding sequence ATGAAAGCAGAATACCGAAAGGGCTGCCCTCAAAGGGATAGTGTGGAACACGAAGAGTATGCGGGAGTGCGGAGTGCCGGAGCTCGGGAAGGTAAAGAAAGAGACGGTGCAAACGATCTGATGGAACGCATCCTGGACAGAGATAATCTGAACCGGGCGTACAAACAGGTCAAAAGTAATCACGGAGCGCCCGGGATCGATGGGATGACCGTAGAGGCGGCGCTTCCGTGGCTGCGGGAAAACAGAGATGAACTGCTGCAAAGCATCCGGGAAGGGAAATACAAACCAAGCCCGGTGCGGCGCAAGGAAATCCCCAAACCAGATGGAAGCGGAGTGAGAAAGCTCGGCATCCCGACCGTCGTAGATCGGGTGATCCAGCAAGCGATCTCCCAGCAACTGCAACCGTTATTCGAGCCACTTTTCTCGGATGGAAGCTATGGCTACCGCCGGGGTCGAAGTGCGCAACAGGCCATTCGGAAAGTCAAAACGTACGCCGAGCAGGGCTATGGACAAGCGGTTGAAATCGATCTGTCGAAATACTTTGACACGTTGAACCATGAGCTTCTTTTGAACTTGCTGCGCAAACAGATCGAGGATAAACGCGTCATCGACCTGATCAAAAAGTACCTGAAAAGCGGAGTCATGGAAAACGGGGTACGACGCGCAACGGAGGAAGGATCGCCGCAAGGCGGGCCGCTGTCTCCGCTTTTGTCAAATGTCTATCTGAACGAATTCGATCAGGAGATGGAGAGCCGAGGCGTGAGGGTCATCCGCTATGCGGACGACATTGTCGTGCTGGCGAAGAGCAAACGAGCAGCCATGCGACTGCTGGAATCCAGCCGGACGTACTTGGAGCAGAAGCTAAAACTTCAAATGAACCCGCAGAAGAGTAAGGTCGTCAGCGTCGTGGCGCAGAAACACTTTAAATTCCTCGGCTATGCGCTGGGAAAGAACGGGAACGGTGTGTACATTCGCACCCATCCGCAATCTCTCGCTAAAGCAAAGAGGAAACTGAAAGAGCTCACGAATCGAAGACAAGGCAGGAGTGCAAGAGAGGTAATGGAGAACGTAAAAGTCTACATTCGCGGCTGGCTGGGTCACTTCTACGTAGCCGACATGAAGCGAATCCTGCAAAACTGGAATGAATGGCTGCGAAGGCGGATGCGCATGTACATCTGGAAGCAATGGAAGAAGCCAAGAACGAAGGTACAAAATCTGCGAAAGCTGGGGATACCGGAGTGGCAGGCTTACCAATGGGGAAATACAAGGCGGGGCTACTGGCGAATAGCCAGAAGCGCAGTATTGAATCGCTCTGTAACAAACGAAAGGCTCGTACAGGCAGGGTATTATGACTTCCCTGCCCAGTACGAGCGCTTGCGTCAATTGCACTCAAACGGTTGA
- the tlp gene encoding small acid-soluble spore protein Tlp: protein MAKPDNRSDNVEHLQQSIQNTLENLHEAEDYLNEFGSEISSNEQEQIQEKNERRKESIRGFREEVKDEAKHSGK from the coding sequence ATGGCTAAGCCGGATAACCGGTCCGACAATGTCGAGCATCTGCAGCAGAGCATTCAGAATACGCTGGAGAATCTCCATGAAGCCGAGGATTACTTGAACGAATTCGGCTCTGAAATCAGCAGCAATGAGCAGGAGCAGATTCAGGAGAAGAACGAGCGGCGCAAGGAGAGCATTCGAGGCTTCCGCGAGGAAGTCAAAGACGAAGCGAAGCACTCCGGCAAGTAA
- a CDS encoding carbohydrate-binding domain-containing protein yields MMKNLLTTSKKLAIVFLCAAFMAACSSNSATETNTGTSSNVTVASASATDAASGSATASSAQLANVSVSDLVTFDEDDQSADWRTENPVTISLTGSGATIEGSGAEAADGSVTITAAGTYVLSGKLTDGQIVVNVPDDGDVHLVLNGADISSSDNAAIYVKDAGNVKLTLQEGTENSVSDGKTYVLEDASSDEPDATIFSKADLIINGTGTLNVTGNYDKGIKSKDDLKIVSGTLNVKAVDDGIVGRDMVAVSDANITVNAGGDGIKSTNDEDAEKGFVAIAKGTFNITSGSDGIQAETSLVIEDGTFNLVTGGGNVNGEVKTEENGPGGMMGGMNGGGQGAALAASATTAAQTTSTASSDTSASSETESTSMKGIKSAGDMVIKGGSITVDSADDSVHSNSSIYIAGGTFSIASGDDGIHADTSLTIADGTVDITKSYEGIESANIILSGGEIHVTASDDGVNAASGSSDSETGGGGQPGSGSAGNNLLSITGGYVEVNASGDGLDANGSIEMSGGTVIVSGPTNDGNGTLDFDGTFNITGGTLVSAGSAGMAQGPSEESSQYSIGMTFTETQKAGTLVHLEDSEGNEIVTFAPAKDYRTVVISSPDLKKDGSYTLYSGGTSTGTEKDTVYTGGTYSGGSKVVTFNLESITTWVNESGVTTAPSGMGGGGMGGGGKGGPGGGGPGGDGEMPQGRGPQDAGTDGAGGQTQSQ; encoded by the coding sequence ATGATGAAAAATCTTCTAACAACGAGCAAGAAACTGGCTATTGTCTTCCTGTGCGCCGCATTCATGGCGGCCTGCAGCTCCAACTCGGCTACAGAGACCAATACAGGAACTTCTTCGAACGTTACCGTCGCCTCGGCGTCTGCGACTGACGCGGCTTCGGGAAGCGCGACGGCTTCCAGTGCACAACTGGCGAACGTCAGCGTATCGGATCTCGTCACCTTCGACGAAGACGACCAGTCGGCCGACTGGAGAACGGAGAATCCGGTCACGATCAGTCTGACCGGCAGCGGGGCCACAATTGAAGGCTCGGGCGCCGAAGCCGCGGACGGATCGGTGACGATTACAGCGGCCGGAACCTATGTCCTGAGCGGCAAGCTTACTGACGGGCAGATTGTCGTCAATGTTCCGGATGATGGAGATGTTCATCTCGTTCTGAACGGCGCGGATATCAGCAGCAGCGACAACGCCGCTATCTACGTCAAGGATGCCGGCAACGTGAAGCTCACCCTGCAGGAAGGAACGGAGAACTCCGTTTCCGACGGCAAGACCTACGTTCTTGAGGATGCGTCAAGCGACGAGCCTGATGCAACCATCTTCAGCAAGGCCGATCTGATCATCAACGGAACCGGGACGCTGAACGTTACCGGCAATTATGACAAGGGCATCAAGAGCAAGGATGATCTGAAGATTGTGTCCGGTACGCTTAACGTCAAGGCGGTGGACGACGGCATCGTGGGACGCGATATGGTTGCGGTAAGCGACGCCAACATTACGGTGAATGCGGGCGGAGACGGCATCAAGTCGACCAATGATGAGGATGCCGAGAAGGGCTTTGTCGCAATTGCGAAAGGAACGTTCAACATTACGTCCGGCAGCGACGGCATCCAGGCCGAAACGTCCCTTGTGATTGAAGACGGAACCTTCAACCTGGTAACCGGGGGCGGCAATGTGAACGGCGAGGTGAAGACGGAGGAGAACGGCCCGGGCGGAATGATGGGCGGCATGAATGGCGGCGGACAGGGCGCCGCGTTGGCTGCATCGGCTACAACGGCGGCACAGACCACAAGCACTGCATCGTCGGACACATCCGCATCGTCGGAAACCGAATCGACAAGCATGAAAGGGATCAAATCGGCAGGGGATATGGTCATCAAAGGCGGGTCCATTACCGTCGATTCAGCTGACGATTCCGTGCACAGCAACAGCAGCATATACATTGCCGGCGGCACGTTCAGCATCGCATCCGGGGATGACGGCATTCATGCCGATACCTCGCTGACGATTGCCGACGGTACCGTGGACATCACCAAGAGCTATGAAGGCATCGAATCTGCGAATATTATACTCTCCGGCGGCGAAATTCATGTGACGGCCTCCGATGACGGCGTGAACGCCGCAAGCGGCAGCAGCGATTCCGAGACGGGCGGCGGCGGGCAGCCGGGTTCCGGCAGCGCCGGAAATAATCTGCTCTCCATCACCGGCGGGTATGTAGAGGTCAATGCGAGCGGCGACGGACTGGATGCGAACGGCTCGATCGAGATGTCCGGCGGCACGGTCATTGTCAGCGGCCCGACGAATGACGGCAACGGCACGCTGGATTTTGACGGCACATTCAATATTACCGGCGGTACCCTGGTGTCGGCAGGCAGCGCGGGCATGGCGCAGGGACCATCCGAGGAATCCTCCCAGTATTCCATCGGAATGACCTTCACCGAGACGCAGAAAGCCGGAACTCTGGTGCATCTGGAGGACAGCGAGGGCAATGAGATTGTGACCTTTGCTCCGGCCAAGGATTATCGGACGGTGGTTATCAGCTCCCCTGATCTGAAGAAGGACGGCTCCTACACCCTGTACAGCGGCGGAACATCGACCGGCACTGAAAAGGATACCGTATATACGGGCGGAACTTATAGCGGCGGCAGCAAGGTTGTCACGTTCAACCTGGAGAGCATCACCACATGGGTGAATGAATCGGGAGTCACTACGGCTCCAAGCGGAATGGGCGGTGGCGGAATGGGTGGAGGCGGCAAGGGCGGTCCCGGCGGAGGCGGTCCTGGCGGCGACGGGGAAATGCCTCAGGGAAGAGGCCCTCAGGACGCAGGCACAGACGGTGCAGGAGGGCAGACTCAATCTCAATAA
- a CDS encoding DUF4956 domain-containing protein produces MLDSIFSTTVTTTDLSFTDSILTILLAIVLGGIISLTYMKTNAAGFSQNFTLTMVLLPSIVAIIILLIGSNVARAFSLAGAFSIIRFRSAPGDPKDISYVLFTMAAGLACGVGAFGYAVLFTLILCGLMFVLNRINFGARKGVDKMLKVTIPENLAYEDAFEEVFKKHGVGYELKKMRTTELGSLYELVYMVSMNENTNQKEFLDDIRCRNGNLDLSLTMNPPAADN; encoded by the coding sequence ATGCTTGATTCGATTTTCTCAACGACTGTAACGACCACCGATTTATCGTTTACCGATTCGATACTGACCATTCTGCTGGCTATCGTGTTGGGCGGCATAATCAGCCTGACGTATATGAAGACCAATGCGGCGGGATTCTCGCAGAATTTCACGTTGACGATGGTGCTGCTTCCTTCCATTGTGGCGATCATCATTCTGCTGATTGGCAGCAATGTCGCCAGAGCCTTCAGCCTGGCGGGTGCCTTCTCCATCATCCGGTTCCGAAGCGCGCCCGGCGACCCGAAAGACATTTCTTATGTGCTGTTCACGATGGCGGCGGGTCTGGCCTGCGGCGTGGGCGCTTTCGGTTATGCCGTACTGTTCACCCTGATTCTGTGCGGACTGATGTTCGTGCTGAACCGCATCAACTTCGGCGCAAGAAAAGGAGTGGACAAGATGCTGAAGGTGACGATTCCGGAAAATCTGGCCTACGAGGACGCTTTTGAGGAAGTCTTCAAGAAGCACGGCGTTGGCTACGAGTTGAAAAAGATGAGAACGACCGAGCTGGGAAGCCTGTATGAGCTGGTCTACATGGTGTCGATGAATGAGAATACGAACCAGAAGGAATTTCTGGATGATATCCGCTGCCGAAACGGAAATCTGGATCTATCGTTGACGATGAATCCTCCGGCTGCGGACAACTGA
- a CDS encoding polyphosphate polymerase domain-containing protein — protein MAIEVFNRYENKYLLDDEAYHRLYEDLLHYMEPDEYNKRHEFYSISNLYFDTAHDSLIRTSLAKPKYKEKLRLRAYGVPEQDARVYLELKKKVFGLVNKRRTALCLDEAYDFVRTGRLPEIKDYMNRQVVNEISYFLERYSLQPKVYLAYERKAMFCKNNRDLRITFDTNIRSRRYDLKLESGDHGAPLVEDGRWLMEVKAEKTIPVWLAKMLSEHQMYRTSFSKYGNEYKKMLKNGKIERESVLYA, from the coding sequence ATGGCGATCGAGGTGTTTAACCGGTATGAGAACAAGTACCTGCTGGACGATGAGGCTTACCACCGCCTTTACGAGGATCTGCTCCACTATATGGAGCCTGATGAATACAACAAGAGACATGAGTTCTATTCCATCAGCAACCTGTATTTCGATACGGCTCATGACTCGCTGATCCGAACGAGCCTCGCCAAGCCCAAGTATAAGGAGAAGCTTCGTCTGAGAGCTTACGGGGTGCCGGAGCAGGATGCCCGGGTGTACCTGGAGCTGAAGAAGAAGGTGTTCGGTCTCGTCAACAAAAGAAGAACGGCGCTCTGCCTGGACGAAGCCTATGATTTTGTCCGCACCGGCCGGCTGCCGGAGATCAAGGATTACATGAACCGCCAGGTTGTCAATGAAATCAGCTACTTCCTGGAACGGTACAGCCTGCAGCCGAAGGTCTATCTCGCTTATGAGCGCAAGGCGATGTTCTGCAAGAACAACCGCGATCTTCGGATTACGTTCGACACCAATATCCGGAGCAGACGCTATGATCTGAAGCTGGAGAGCGGAGACCACGGGGCGCCGCTGGTGGAGGACGGAAGATGGCTGATGGAAGTGAAGGCGGAGAAGACGATTCCCGTATGGCTGGCCAAAATGCTCTCCGAGCACCAAATGTACCGTACCAGCTTCTCCAAGTACGGCAATGAATACAAGAAAATGCTGAAGAACGGCAAGATTGAAAGGGAGAGTGTCCTCTATGCTTGA
- a CDS encoding response regulator transcription factor, with the protein MRILIVEDEVHLAEALSQILKKHNYSVDIVHDGRSGLDNALSGIYDLVLLDIMMPELDGISVLKELRSEGNPTPVILLTAKGEISDKVTGLDYGADDYIAKPFSTEELMARIRAALRRKGEVLPEDTLKFGDIELHPGNLKLTVKGKEMKLNLKESELLELLMTRKQAVTSKEQIIEKLWGFDSEVEYNNVEVYISFLRKKMTFLHSEVRISTIRGVGYVLEVTS; encoded by the coding sequence ATGAGAATATTAATTGTTGAGGATGAAGTGCATCTGGCGGAAGCTCTCTCCCAAATATTAAAGAAACATAACTATTCGGTAGATATCGTCCATGACGGCCGCTCGGGGCTCGATAATGCGCTAAGCGGCATCTACGATCTGGTGCTGCTGGACATCATGATGCCCGAGCTTGACGGGATCAGCGTGCTGAAGGAGCTGCGCAGCGAAGGCAATCCCACCCCCGTCATTCTCCTGACCGCCAAGGGCGAAATCTCGGACAAGGTGACCGGGCTCGATTACGGGGCGGACGACTATATCGCCAAACCGTTCTCCACGGAAGAGCTGATGGCCAGAATCCGGGCCGCCCTGCGCCGCAAAGGCGAGGTGCTGCCCGAGGACACGTTGAAATTTGGAGATATCGAGCTGCATCCGGGCAATCTGAAGCTTACCGTTAAAGGGAAGGAAATGAAGCTGAACCTGAAGGAAAGCGAGCTGCTGGAGCTCCTGATGACAAGGAAGCAGGCCGTGACCTCCAAGGAGCAGATTATCGAGAAGCTGTGGGGCTTTGATTCCGAGGTGGAGTACAACAACGTTGAAGTCTACATTTCTTTTTTGCGCAAAAAAATGACCTTCCTGCACTCGGAGGTGCGGATTAGCACCATTCGGGGGGTTGGCTATGTGTTAGAGGTGACAAGCTGA
- a CDS encoding sensor histidine kinase, with the protein MFDKLRNRFLIVNLVTISLIMLVAFASIYIIMYQNVRADIDMELHRSADSPQKSPGQRDGGSPGQPDQGSPSGGGGPADGGSGGGGGQAFERSVAFTVQTNKTYEITTTKAPFDIDASLYPQALQEALSMKKDTGTFSLDGSKWTYLKQPTADGYIFVFLDTSDRQDILTKLIYTFAAVGMVMLVVLYFTSRYFANRSIKPVREAFEKQKQFIGDASHELKTPLAIINTNADVLLAGGEDTIRNQSKWLNYIKSEAERMARLTSDLLYLTEMDDSRTRMVVREFNISEAAENTILTMEAVIFEKQLSLDYDIEPGLMIRGSSEQIQQVLMILLDNAMKYTNPHGSISLALKKSHNGVLLSVTNTGAGIAPEHLTRIFDRFYRTDASRARKQGGYGLGLAIAKSIVEQHKGKIYAKSTVGESTTFYVQLS; encoded by the coding sequence ATGTTCGACAAGCTCCGAAACCGGTTCCTCATTGTCAATCTGGTAACCATCTCCCTTATCATGCTGGTGGCCTTTGCCTCAATCTATATCATTATGTACCAGAATGTCCGGGCCGACATCGATATGGAACTGCACCGGAGTGCGGATTCCCCCCAGAAGTCGCCCGGTCAACGGGATGGCGGCAGCCCCGGGCAGCCGGATCAAGGAAGCCCTTCCGGAGGGGGCGGTCCTGCAGATGGCGGCTCCGGAGGAGGCGGCGGCCAGGCGTTCGAACGCTCGGTGGCCTTTACGGTGCAGACGAACAAGACGTACGAAATCACGACAACCAAGGCTCCGTTTGATATAGATGCCAGCCTGTATCCGCAAGCCCTGCAGGAAGCCCTGTCCATGAAGAAGGATACCGGAACGTTCTCGCTGGACGGGAGCAAATGGACCTATCTGAAGCAGCCGACCGCAGATGGGTACATCTTCGTTTTCCTGGATACCTCCGATAGGCAGGATATCCTGACGAAACTCATCTACACCTTCGCCGCCGTGGGGATGGTCATGCTGGTCGTGCTGTATTTTACAAGCCGTTACTTCGCCAACCGTTCGATCAAGCCTGTCAGAGAAGCCTTCGAGAAGCAGAAACAGTTCATCGGCGACGCCTCCCATGAGCTCAAGACGCCGCTCGCCATCATCAACACCAATGCGGATGTGCTGCTGGCAGGCGGCGAAGACACGATCCGGAACCAGTCGAAGTGGCTGAATTATATCAAGTCGGAAGCGGAGCGGATGGCAAGACTGACTAGCGACCTGCTGTATTTGACCGAAATGGACGACTCCAGAACCCGCATGGTGGTCAGAGAATTCAATATAAGCGAAGCGGCCGAGAACACCATCCTTACGATGGAGGCCGTTATTTTCGAGAAGCAGCTGTCACTGGATTACGATATCGAACCCGGGCTTATGATTCGCGGCAGCAGCGAGCAGATTCAACAGGTCCTGATGATCCTGCTGGACAACGCGATGAAATATACGAACCCTCACGGATCGATAAGTCTTGCTCTCAAAAAGTCCCACAACGGCGTTCTGCTGTCGGTGACCAATACGGGGGCGGGCATTGCGCCCGAGCATTTAACCCGGATCTTCGACCGGTTCTACCGCACCGACGCGTCCAGAGCGCGCAAGCAGGGCGGCTACGGACTAGGCCTTGCAATCGCCAAATCGATTGTCGAGCAGCATAAAGGTAAAATTTACGCCAAGAGCACCGTTGGGGAATCCACTACCTTCTATGTCCAGCTGTCTTGA
- a CDS encoding putative bifunctional diguanylate cyclase/phosphodiesterase, with product MRQFIGGKVKQGSHETDTASDHHHSSSATGKRSFNPLLGSARIAGIYFIVGCLWILLTDRAVSALVTSPGWIEAINMIKGWFFVFATALLVFILILRQLKQIKRMEENLEATYREMAHSHEELEAAYEEIIATEEELRQQYDQLTDNQQMLAESERKMEYLAYHDALTDLPNKLALYEHAEGSFLADANQRAALLFLDIDNFKYINDTLGHEFGDRLIIKASERLLSIMDGKGRLYRFGGDDFIILLHPLSDPSCIETFVSSLLAGFKEAIDMGGSQLHISFSIGISLYPDHGSHIMELVKRADIAMYKAKEKGSGRFVVFDHPLNDIFAERMNIEKQLYAAMERNEFELVYQPQADMSLNQVTGFEALLRWKSPVLGYVSPLKFIRVAEDSHLIIPLGAWVLRSACAFLKTLHEQGCGHLTMSVNISMPQLMQKDFNDMVLRTLESCGLQPGSLELEITETVLVESYELIGPKLTALQSHGVRIALDDFGTGYSSLSYLTHLPISTLKIDKSFIDHIPHKTSQAVLVEQIIMIGRRLNMAVVAEGVEQHDQLEYLLKHGCERIQGYYFSRPLKPEDIAGWLARWEEERLPH from the coding sequence ATGCGGCAGTTCATTGGCGGGAAGGTCAAGCAGGGATCACATGAAACGGACACAGCCTCGGATCATCACCACTCCTCTTCCGCTACCGGGAAGCGCTCCTTTAACCCTCTGCTAGGCTCGGCCCGGATTGCCGGTATTTACTTCATCGTGGGCTGCTTGTGGATTCTGCTGACAGACCGTGCAGTCTCGGCTTTGGTTACCTCGCCTGGCTGGATCGAGGCAATCAACATGATCAAGGGGTGGTTCTTCGTTTTCGCCACCGCCCTTCTGGTGTTTATTCTCATTCTTCGCCAGCTGAAGCAGATCAAGAGAATGGAGGAGAATCTGGAGGCAACCTACCGGGAAATGGCCCACAGCCATGAAGAACTGGAGGCCGCCTACGAGGAAATCATCGCGACGGAAGAAGAGCTCCGGCAGCAGTATGACCAGCTCACCGATAACCAGCAAATGCTGGCGGAGAGCGAGCGCAAGATGGAATATTTGGCGTACCATGACGCCTTGACCGATCTCCCCAATAAGCTTGCCTTGTATGAACATGCGGAAGGCAGCTTCCTGGCCGATGCCAATCAACGGGCCGCTCTCCTGTTTCTCGATATCGATAACTTCAAATACATCAACGACACGCTCGGACATGAATTCGGCGACCGGCTGATCATCAAAGCCAGCGAGCGCTTGCTCTCCATTATGGACGGCAAGGGAAGGCTGTATCGGTTCGGAGGAGACGACTTCATTATCCTGCTCCATCCGCTGTCTGATCCATCCTGTATCGAAACGTTCGTATCGAGCCTTCTTGCCGGGTTTAAGGAAGCGATCGATATGGGCGGCAGCCAGCTGCATATCAGCTTCAGCATCGGCATAAGCTTATATCCCGATCACGGCAGCCATATCATGGAGCTCGTGAAGCGGGCCGACATCGCCATGTACAAGGCCAAAGAGAAGGGAAGCGGCCGCTTCGTCGTGTTCGATCACCCGCTCAACGATATTTTCGCCGAACGGATGAATATCGAGAAACAGCTGTACGCGGCCATGGAGCGCAATGAATTCGAGCTGGTCTATCAGCCGCAGGCGGATATGTCGCTCAATCAGGTGACCGGGTTCGAGGCGCTGCTGCGCTGGAAGAGTCCGGTTCTCGGGTATGTGTCTCCCCTGAAATTCATCCGAGTAGCCGAAGACTCGCATCTTATTATTCCGCTTGGCGCCTGGGTGCTGCGAAGCGCATGCGCTTTCTTGAAAACTCTCCACGAGCAGGGCTGCGGCCACCTCACCATGTCGGTCAACATCTCTATGCCCCAGCTGATGCAGAAGGATTTCAACGACATGGTGCTGCGCACGCTGGAATCCTGCGGCCTGCAGCCGGGAAGCCTGGAGCTTGAGATCACGGAAACCGTGCTTGTCGAGTCCTACGAGCTGATCGGGCCGAAGCTGACTGCGCTGCAGAGCCACGGTGTCAGGATTGCCCTGGATGACTTCGGAACCGGCTATTCTTCCTTGAGCTATCTGACCCATCTGCCGATCTCCACCCTGAAAATAGACAAGTCCTTCATTGATCACATCCCGCACAAGACGAGCCAGGCCGTGCTGGTGGAGCAGATCATCATGATCGGCAGACGCCTTAACATGGCAGTTGTCGCAGAAGGCGTGGAGCAGCATGACCAGCTTGAATACTTGCTGAAGCATGGCTGCGAGCGAATTCAGGGCTATTACTTCAGCCGGCCGCTGAAGCCGGAGGACATCGCGGGCTGGCTGGCCCGGTGGGAGGAAGAACGTCTTCCTCATTGA